From the Gemmatimonadales bacterium genome, the window CCTGACGACCGACGGCCTGCTCCTCGTGGACAAGCCCGCGGGCCCGACGTCGCACGACGTGGTGGCCGCCGCCCGCCGCGCCCTGGGCGAGCGGCGCGTGGGGCACGCGGGCACGCTCGACCCGGCGGCCACGGGGCTGCTGGTCGTGCTGGCGGGACGCGCGACGCGGCTGGCGCGGTTCGTGGCGCTCCTCCCCAAGCGCTACCGGGGGACCATCCGCTTCGGGTGCGAGACGTCCACCGACGACGCGGCCGGTGAGCCCGGGGAGCGGGACGACGGGTGGCGCGGCCGGAGCGACGCCGACGTCGCCGCGGCCCTCCAGCGCGTGGCCGCGCGGCCGACCCAGGTGCCGCCGCAGGTCTCGGCCAAGAAGGTCGCCGGCGAGCGGGCCTACCGCCGGGCGCGGCGGGGTGAGGCGGTGGAGCTGGCGGCGGTGCCGGTGCGGATCGAGGTGCTGGGGTGCGGGCCGCTCGACCGCGACGCGGGCGAGGTGGCGGTGGACGTCGAGTGCGGGTCGGGCACCTACGTGCGTGCGATCGCGAGGGACGTGGGGCGCGAGCTGGGCTCGCGCGCGCACCTGGCG encodes:
- the truB gene encoding tRNA pseudouridine(55) synthase TruB, which encodes MLLVDKPAGPTSHDVVAAARRALGERRVGHAGTLDPAATGLLVVLAGRATRLARFVALLPKRYRGTIRFGCETSTDDAAGEPGERDDGWRGRSDADVAAALQRVAARPTQVPPQVSAKKVAGERAYRRARRGEAVELAAVPVRIEVLGCGPLDRDAGEVAVDVECGSGTYVRAIARDVGRELGSRAHLAALRRLSIGPWRVEDAVPLAALTQGVPALLPLADAVRHLPVLEVGAGPAEAITHGRKIEEVRKLDGPVAVFGDGRLLAVAEWHEGRYAPLVVLAP